The following are encoded in a window of Staphylococcus piscifermentans genomic DNA:
- a CDS encoding inositol monophosphatase family protein: protein MNKTERIHLDKAIRRWLKGLDEIIPELIHNMRTETKANQFDLVTNVDRIIQDKFEIFLETHYPDHQLFAEEKNNDLIDAKHGDVWIMDPIDGTANLVKQQTDYCIILSYFSEGEPQLSYIYDYPHEVLYKAIRGVGAFENEMPMTTVKAQDIKDMILSYNMYVLNEQTIEDLKAAAFSYRLIGSCGLDSVRVIKGQFGAHINTNSKPWDISAQFLFAEELGLKMTNLKGGPIDFAEAGPFIISNPGCHETVLKILNQKGGYQTNFVNKT from the coding sequence TTGAATAAAACAGAACGTATCCATCTTGATAAAGCAATCAGACGATGGCTAAAAGGGTTAGATGAGATTATCCCGGAACTTATTCATAATATGCGTACGGAGACCAAAGCGAATCAATTTGATTTGGTCACCAATGTTGATCGTATCATTCAAGATAAATTTGAAATATTTTTAGAAACGCATTATCCTGATCATCAATTATTTGCTGAAGAAAAGAATAATGATTTGATTGATGCTAAACATGGTGATGTATGGATTATGGACCCTATCGATGGAACAGCTAATTTAGTAAAACAACAAACAGATTATTGCATTATTCTTTCTTATTTTTCAGAAGGAGAACCTCAATTATCTTATATCTATGATTATCCTCATGAAGTACTGTATAAAGCGATTAGAGGCGTAGGTGCTTTTGAAAATGAAATGCCGATGACTACAGTTAAAGCACAAGATATTAAGGATATGATTTTATCTTATAATATGTATGTTTTAAATGAGCAAACTATAGAAGATTTGAAAGCTGCAGCATTTAGTTATCGTTTAATCGGCTCATGTGGTTTAGATTCAGTTAGAGTAATTAAAGGACAATTCGGAGCACATATCAATACAAACTCTAAACCTTGGGATATTTCAGCACAGTTTCTTTTTGCTGAAGAATTAGGTTTGAAAATGACTAACCTAAAAGGAGGACCTATCGATTTTGCTGAAGCGGGGCCTTTTATTATCAGCAATCCAGGTTGTCATGAAACTGTATTAAAGATTTTGAATCAAAAAGGCGGATATCAAACTAATTTTGTGAATAAGACTTAA
- a CDS encoding LCP family glycopolymer transferase has translation MGTVPKVLLWGLGILVLLAVIAAIYLAFKIFAVGGSIHNPLDRNKSELRKEKVDLNKGEPFSIALFGVDSDAQRKSEGDGERSDSIMVLSVNPEKKTTEIVSIPRDTQAKIVGRGTTEKINHAYAYGGPNMAVKSLEKLLNVPIDHYATVDMDGMHGMVDALGGVDVVSNATFSTDGYNFVKGEKTHLDGDKALAFIRSRKEEGAGGDFGRQERQQLVLKGIANELAGVKSITNFNGVTDEIQKNVKTDLTLGQLNTVRSKYKDANEHVRRHQLQGSGGIQDDGLYYFVPDQSSLENMTELLKSNLDL, from the coding sequence ATGGGAACTGTTCCAAAGGTATTGTTATGGGGATTAGGGATTTTAGTATTGTTAGCTGTGATTGCAGCAATCTATTTAGCATTTAAAATTTTTGCGGTGGGCGGCAGTATACATAACCCATTAGACAGAAATAAGTCAGAGTTGAGAAAAGAGAAAGTAGATTTAAATAAAGGTGAGCCTTTCTCAATCGCTTTATTCGGGGTTGATTCAGATGCTCAAAGAAAGAGTGAAGGCGACGGAGAACGTTCAGATTCCATTATGGTCTTATCCGTCAATCCAGAAAAAAAGACAACAGAAATTGTAAGTATTCCGCGTGACACGCAAGCTAAAATAGTCGGCAGAGGTACAACTGAGAAAATTAACCACGCCTATGCTTATGGCGGCCCGAATATGGCAGTAAAATCTTTAGAAAAATTATTGAACGTGCCGATTGATCATTACGCTACCGTCGATATGGATGGAATGCATGGCATGGTAGATGCGCTAGGCGGTGTCGATGTAGTAAGTAACGCAACTTTCAGTACAGACGGCTATAACTTTGTAAAAGGCGAAAAAACACATTTAGATGGAGATAAAGCACTTGCGTTTATCCGTTCTCGTAAAGAAGAAGGGGCAGGTGGAGACTTTGGACGTCAAGAACGTCAGCAATTAGTTTTGAAAGGCATTGCTAATGAATTGGCTGGTGTAAAATCAATTACAAACTTTAACGGAGTAACAGATGAAATCCAGAAAAACGTTAAAACTGATTTAACGTTAGGACAATTAAACACCGTTCGTTCTAAATACAAAGATGCAAATGAACATGTGAGACGTCATCAATTACAAGGTAGCGGCGGTATCCAAGATGATGGTTTATATTACTTTGTACCTGATCAATCTTCTTTAGAAAACATGACTGAGTTGTTAAAATCTAATTTAGATTTATAA
- the fdhF gene encoding formate dehydrogenase subunit alpha, whose amino-acid sequence MQEHLVITLDGKDYLVEPGTNLLAFIKSQETFVPSICYNESLGPIQTCDTCAVEIDGKIERACGTTIDRPMVVNTTNSDVKASQKEALDRILEKHILYCTVCDYNNGDCDIHNTMDEWGIEEQSYEYKPKPYEKDFGPFYRYDPNQCILCGRCVEVCQDVQVNETLSIDWEREQPRVIWDNDVPINESSCVNCGQCATVCPCNAMMENKMVGNAGYMTDIEPGSLADMIELTKEAEPGYGLLMGVSNGESAMRNEYMSKTKTVCTYCGVGCTFDVWTKGREILKVQPQHDSPANRVSTCIKGKFGWDFVNSEERLTRPLVRKGDEFVEVEWDEALNVISDNFRRIKEEKGADALSFIASSKGTIEESYLMQKLARQVIGTNNVDNCSRYCQAPATKGLFRTVGHGGDSGSSDDLMHSDMVVLVGTNTAEAHPVIASKIKRGHKLYGNKLVVFDIRRHEMAERADYFYQPKPGTDLAWMSAVTKYIIDNDMHDKAFIDEWVDYFDDYYKSLAPFTMEFAEETTGIPKEDLIEFAHNVVAAEGVSICWAMGVTQQDIGSDTSTAISNLLLVTGNYRKPGCGAYPLRGHNNVQGCSDAGSMPDKFPGYQGVEDDEVRVKFEKAYGVALPPKAGRDNHQMMEGIHNDEISAMYIYGEDTGIVDANINFVQSALEKVDFLVVQDAFLTQTARFANVVLPASPSLEKEGTFANTERRIQRLYQVMEPLGESKPDWQIMQMIANKMGFDWNYSHPSEIMDEMASLTPTFAGVTYERLEGFKSLQWPVAPDGTDEPILYLGGFNFPNKRAKLYPLTFDNFFKQDEEYDLHVNNGRLLEHFHEGNMTYHVPGIKYKVPNVYVEISPELAEHRGVHEGGEVKLVSSTGEVKLMVHVTDRVKGNEIYIPLNNDAEQDGTLGAVNMLTNSDVDKDTDTPSYKRTACRMEVITRRGRSPLNPANFRVDTERNPQYSVQVQKKWARPDYVFPGNQVRHDG is encoded by the coding sequence ATGCAAGAACATCTTGTCATCACTTTAGATGGAAAAGACTATCTTGTGGAACCAGGAACAAATCTTCTTGCTTTCATTAAGTCGCAAGAAACATTTGTACCGTCAATCTGTTATAACGAATCACTAGGACCGATTCAAACTTGTGATACTTGTGCAGTAGAAATTGACGGAAAAATCGAGCGCGCATGTGGTACAACAATTGATCGTCCAATGGTTGTCAACACAACAAACAGCGATGTTAAAGCCAGCCAAAAAGAAGCTTTAGACCGTATCTTAGAAAAACACATTTTGTATTGTACAGTTTGTGACTATAACAACGGTGACTGTGACATCCATAACACAATGGATGAATGGGGTATTGAGGAACAATCATACGAATACAAACCCAAGCCTTACGAAAAAGACTTTGGACCATTTTATCGTTATGACCCTAACCAATGTATCCTTTGCGGACGTTGTGTAGAAGTTTGTCAAGACGTTCAAGTTAATGAAACTTTATCTATTGACTGGGAACGTGAACAACCAAGAGTTATCTGGGATAACGATGTACCAATCAATGAATCATCATGTGTTAACTGTGGTCAATGTGCAACAGTTTGTCCATGTAACGCTATGATGGAAAATAAAATGGTTGGTAATGCCGGTTATATGACTGACATCGAACCTGGATCTTTAGCAGACATGATTGAATTGACTAAAGAAGCAGAACCAGGTTACGGCCTATTAATGGGCGTATCAAACGGCGAATCTGCAATGCGTAACGAATATATGTCTAAAACGAAAACAGTATGTACGTACTGTGGTGTGGGATGTACTTTTGATGTTTGGACTAAAGGTCGCGAAATCCTTAAAGTTCAACCTCAACACGATTCACCTGCTAACCGAGTTTCAACTTGTATCAAAGGTAAATTCGGTTGGGACTTCGTCAACTCTGAAGAGCGTTTAACAAGACCGCTTGTTCGTAAAGGTGACGAATTCGTAGAAGTAGAATGGGATGAAGCATTAAATGTTATCAGCGACAATTTCCGTCGTATTAAAGAGGAAAAAGGCGCAGATGCATTATCATTCATCGCATCTTCTAAAGGTACTATTGAAGAATCATATTTAATGCAAAAACTTGCTCGACAAGTTATTGGTACTAACAACGTAGATAACTGTTCACGTTATTGCCAAGCACCAGCAACAAAAGGTTTATTCAGAACAGTAGGTCACGGCGGTGACTCAGGTTCAAGTGATGACCTTATGCATTCAGACATGGTGGTCTTGGTAGGTACTAACACAGCGGAAGCGCATCCAGTTATCGCTTCTAAAATTAAACGCGGACACAAATTATACGGTAATAAACTTGTAGTATTTGATATCCGCCGTCATGAAATGGCAGAACGTGCTGACTATTTCTACCAACCTAAACCAGGTACTGACTTAGCATGGATGTCAGCAGTAACTAAATACATCATTGATAATGATATGCACGATAAAGCCTTTATTGATGAATGGGTTGACTATTTCGATGATTACTACAAATCATTAGCACCATTCACTATGGAATTTGCTGAAGAAACTACAGGTATTCCAAAAGAAGATCTTATTGAATTTGCACATAATGTTGTGGCAGCAGAAGGCGTAAGTATCTGTTGGGCAATGGGTGTAACACAACAAGACATCGGTAGTGACACAAGTACAGCAATTTCTAACTTATTGCTTGTTACAGGTAACTACAGAAAACCTGGTTGCGGTGCTTATCCATTACGTGGACACAACAACGTACAAGGTTGTAGTGATGCTGGTAGTATGCCGGATAAATTCCCAGGTTACCAAGGTGTTGAAGATGACGAAGTACGTGTGAAATTTGAAAAAGCTTACGGCGTAGCATTACCACCTAAAGCAGGTCGTGACAACCATCAAATGATGGAAGGTATTCATAACGACGAAATTTCTGCAATGTACATTTACGGTGAAGATACTGGTATCGTTGATGCTAATATCAACTTCGTACAATCCGCTTTAGAAAAAGTTGATTTCTTAGTGGTACAAGATGCGTTCCTAACACAAACAGCACGTTTTGCGAACGTTGTATTACCTGCAAGTCCTTCACTTGAAAAAGAAGGTACATTTGCGAATACAGAACGTCGTATCCAACGTCTATATCAAGTTATGGAACCACTTGGCGAATCTAAACCTGACTGGCAAATCATGCAAATGATTGCAAATAAAATGGGCTTTGACTGGAACTATTCACATCCAAGTGAAATCATGGATGAAATGGCCAGCTTAACACCAACATTTGCTGGTGTAACTTATGAAAGACTTGAAGGTTTCAAATCATTACAATGGCCAGTTGCTCCAGATGGTACAGATGAACCAATCTTGTATCTTGGAGGATTCAATTTCCCTAATAAACGTGCGAAATTGTATCCATTAACATTTGATAACTTCTTCAAACAAGATGAAGAGTATGACTTGCATGTTAATAATGGTCGTTTATTAGAACACTTCCACGAAGGTAATATGACTTACCACGTTCCTGGTATTAAATACAAAGTACCTAACGTTTATGTGGAAATTTCTCCAGAACTTGCAGAACACCGCGGTGTTCACGAAGGTGGCGAAGTTAAATTAGTTTCATCTACAGGTGAAGTTAAATTAATGGTTCACGTTACTGACCGTGTTAAAGGTAATGAAATCTATATTCCATTGAACAACGATGCGGAACAAGATGGTACATTGGGTGCAGTCAACATGTTGACTAACAGTGATGTAGATAAAGATACAGATACACCATCTTACAAACGTACAGCTTGCCGTATGGAAGTGATTACACGCCGAGGCAGATCACCATTGAATCCTGCCAACTTCCGTGTAGATACAGAACGTAATCCGCAATACAGTGTTCAAGTTCAGAAAAAATGGGCACGTCCAGACTACGTGTTCCCAGGAAATCAGGTGAGACACGATGGCTGA
- a CDS encoding DUF1641 domain-containing protein, with protein sequence MAENIRKIKRMEIPPEKQKADDLAEVTDAIAENKDVIIKAIRLMKVLDDAKILDASIGAVESRGFITGKFTKELRKEQYTGVLNNLAPLVFMIGKLNVPNLEDMLIKVNKGLENANQASPNQRTTVGSLVGLLKDEDANRSITYFLNILKGMSRDEE encoded by the coding sequence ATGGCTGAAAACATTAGAAAAATTAAACGAATGGAAATCCCGCCAGAAAAGCAAAAAGCAGATGATCTTGCAGAAGTAACAGATGCTATTGCTGAAAATAAAGACGTGATTATCAAAGCAATCCGTTTAATGAAAGTGTTGGATGATGCTAAAATTTTAGATGCATCTATCGGTGCTGTAGAAAGCCGCGGATTTATTACTGGTAAATTTACGAAAGAGCTTAGAAAAGAACAATACACTGGCGTATTAAATAACTTGGCTCCATTAGTATTTATGATCGGTAAATTGAATGTTCCTAACTTGGAAGATATGTTAATAAAAGTTAACAAAGGATTGGAAAATGCTAATCAAGCAAGTCCAAATCAACGTACAACAGTTGGCAGCTTAGTCGGATTGTTAAAAGACGAAGATGCTAACAGAAGTATTACTTACTTCTTAAATATCTTAAAAGGTATGTCACGTGACGAAGAATAA
- a CDS encoding N-acetylglucosaminidase: MSRTFKKRFLIILISVIIAVFAILMIVNETNLFKHDQTHTFDEAVQAQTGEGMLNTKEDDGRFVNASKEDVRRAMTIKKHNHNINYMDISEKVPMDKKEVNQILKGKGIFENKGATFLKAQDRYGVNVLYLISHALIETGNGQSGLAKGIPYKGKHYYNFYGIGAFDENALKHGHSYAKQQKWTSPEKAILGGASFVRKEYFDKEQLSLYQMRWNPKNPGQHQYASDIGWDTKIASAMDHYYQKYGIKKDHIRKNYYKQ; encoded by the coding sequence ATGAGTCGTACATTTAAGAAAAGGTTTTTAATCATTTTGATAAGTGTGATTATAGCTGTATTTGCCATACTGATGATTGTTAATGAAACGAATTTATTCAAACATGATCAGACACATACCTTTGATGAGGCTGTTCAAGCGCAAACTGGTGAAGGCATGTTGAATACCAAGGAAGATGATGGACGTTTTGTCAACGCATCTAAAGAAGATGTACGTCGTGCAATGACTATTAAAAAGCACAATCATAATATTAATTATATGGATATATCAGAAAAGGTACCGATGGATAAAAAAGAAGTCAACCAAATCTTAAAGGGCAAAGGCATCTTTGAAAATAAAGGAGCGACTTTTTTAAAAGCGCAAGATCGATATGGAGTTAATGTGCTTTACCTAATTAGCCATGCTCTGATAGAAACAGGGAACGGCCAATCAGGTTTAGCTAAAGGTATACCTTATAAAGGCAAACATTATTATAACTTCTATGGTATTGGGGCTTTTGACGAAAATGCATTGAAACATGGACACAGTTATGCGAAACAGCAAAAATGGACTTCTCCAGAAAAAGCCATATTGGGGGGCGCTTCATTTGTACGAAAAGAATACTTTGATAAAGAGCAACTGTCTCTTTATCAAATGCGTTGGAATCCCAAAAACCCTGGCCAACATCAATATGCGAGTGACATTGGCTGGGATACTAAAATAGCAAGTGCGATGGACCATTATTACCAAAAATACGGAATTAAAAAGGATCATATTCGTAAAAATTATTATAAGCAATAA
- a CDS encoding FAD-dependent monooxygenase produces the protein MKIAIVGGGIGGLTAAALLHENDNEIHVFEQHAKVEEVGAGIGIGGNVLDKLGNHDLAKGIKNAGQVINELEFLDDHGNVLNKALLKKGTVNLTLPRQTLLDIIKSYVPAEAIHTDSKITRIEQNSSKVTLTAENGSQADFDLCIGADGLHSIIRQQLDPKSTVNYQGYTVFRGMVEDVRLSDPHTAKEYWGPKGRIGIVPMLNNQAYWFISVNAKQGDPKFNDFTKPYIQAYYNHYPNEVRRIFDQTSETGILHHDIFDLTPLKTFVYGRTLLLGDAAHATTPNLGQGAGQAMEDAIVLANCLKAYDFREALARYDQLRVKHTTKVIKKSRKIGKQAQMSNSLMIGLRNTIMKRLPSKLLSNQVKFIYKTKEQ, from the coding sequence ATGAAAATAGCAATCGTAGGCGGCGGAATAGGTGGCTTAACAGCTGCTGCGCTCCTTCATGAAAACGACAATGAGATACATGTATTTGAACAGCATGCCAAGGTAGAAGAAGTAGGTGCTGGGATTGGTATCGGGGGAAATGTATTAGACAAGCTGGGAAATCATGATTTAGCTAAAGGTATCAAAAATGCAGGGCAAGTTATTAATGAATTAGAGTTTTTAGATGATCATGGTAACGTTTTAAATAAGGCTTTATTAAAAAAAGGGACAGTCAATTTAACGCTTCCGCGTCAGACGCTGCTTGATATTATTAAATCATATGTTCCTGCAGAAGCTATTCATACAGATAGTAAAATTACGCGTATCGAACAAAACAGCTCTAAGGTGACATTAACAGCAGAAAATGGTTCGCAAGCAGATTTTGATTTGTGTATTGGAGCAGATGGATTGCATTCTATTATCCGTCAACAATTGGATCCTAAATCTACAGTCAACTACCAAGGATACACAGTATTCAGAGGAATGGTAGAAGATGTACGTTTATCAGATCCTCATACTGCTAAAGAATATTGGGGACCTAAAGGGCGCATCGGAATTGTTCCTATGTTGAATAATCAAGCCTATTGGTTTATTTCGGTAAATGCTAAACAAGGAGACCCTAAATTTAATGATTTCACTAAGCCGTATATTCAAGCTTATTATAATCATTATCCAAATGAGGTACGCCGTATCTTTGATCAAACGAGTGAAACTGGAATATTGCATCATGATATCTTTGATTTAACACCATTAAAAACCTTCGTCTATGGGCGTACATTATTATTAGGTGATGCAGCACATGCTACTACACCAAATTTAGGACAAGGCGCTGGCCAAGCCATGGAAGATGCTATCGTTTTAGCAAATTGCTTAAAAGCATACGATTTCAGAGAAGCCTTAGCAAGATATGATCAATTACGTGTGAAACACACAACCAAGGTGATTAAGAAATCAAGAAAAATCGGCAAACAAGCACAAATGTCTAATAGTTTAATGATAGGTTTAAGAAATACTATTATGAAACGTCTGCCATCTAAATTATTGAGCAACCAAGTGAAATTTATTTATAAAACAAAAGAACAATAA
- a CDS encoding 2-hydroxyacid dehydrogenase family protein translates to MTKVFIAGPIPQVGLDILEKHQIEVDMYDGPGVVDQDTLKERVEDADALISILSTNVDKAVIESGKNLKIIANYGAGFNNVDIDFAKEKGIYVTNTPEVSTRSTAELTFALVLAVARRIPEGDQLSRTKGFDGWAPLFFRGREVSGKTIGIVGLGAIGSAVAKRAKAFDMDVLYTGPHRKEDKERNLGVKYVDLDTMLEKADFITINAAYKPELHHMFDTEQFKKMKDTAYLINAARGPIVNEQALADALKNKDIEGAALDVYEFEPEINDDLKSLDNVVITPHIGNATFEARDGMAKIVADNTVAVLKEDQAPKYIVNDVEK, encoded by the coding sequence ATGACAAAGGTATTTATTGCAGGTCCTATCCCTCAAGTTGGATTGGACATCTTAGAGAAACACCAAATTGAAGTAGATATGTATGACGGTCCAGGAGTAGTGGATCAAGATACGTTGAAAGAACGTGTAGAAGATGCCGATGCATTAATCAGTATTCTTTCTACTAACGTAGACAAAGCAGTTATTGAAAGCGGAAAGAACCTTAAAATTATTGCCAACTATGGTGCTGGTTTTAATAACGTCGATATTGATTTTGCGAAAGAAAAAGGAATATATGTAACGAATACTCCTGAAGTTTCAACACGCTCTACTGCAGAATTAACATTTGCACTTGTGCTTGCTGTAGCACGTCGTATTCCAGAAGGAGACCAGTTGTCTCGTACAAAAGGTTTTGATGGTTGGGCACCTTTATTCTTCAGAGGACGCGAAGTTTCTGGCAAAACAATCGGTATCGTCGGACTAGGCGCTATCGGTTCAGCAGTAGCTAAACGTGCTAAAGCATTCGATATGGACGTTCTCTATACAGGTCCTCATCGTAAAGAAGATAAAGAACGTAATTTAGGCGTTAAGTACGTTGATTTAGATACGATGTTAGAGAAAGCTGATTTCATTACGATTAATGCAGCTTATAAACCAGAACTGCATCATATGTTCGATACAGAACAATTCAAGAAAATGAAAGATACAGCTTATCTGATCAATGCAGCCAGAGGTCCTATTGTTAATGAACAAGCGCTTGCAGACGCTTTAAAGAATAAAGATATTGAAGGCGCAGCATTAGACGTTTATGAATTCGAACCTGAAATTAATGATGATTTGAAATCATTAGATAACGTCGTGATTACACCGCATATCGGAAATGCTACATTTGAAGCGCGTGATGGAATGGCTAAAATTGTGGCAGATAATACGGTAGCTGTGCTTAAAGAAGATCAAGCACCAAAATATATTGTAAATGATGTTGAAAAATAA
- a CDS encoding DMT family transporter, whose protein sequence is MAWIYLLIAGCFEIIGVILLNELNRTGRKIFILYLGIAFIFSFSILSLAMKDIPMGTAYAIWTGIGTGGGTLISMIFYNESKNIWRIICIGLIVVSAVGLKLIS, encoded by the coding sequence ATGGCTTGGATATATTTATTAATTGCCGGTTGCTTCGAGATTATTGGCGTCATATTGTTGAACGAGCTCAACCGTACTGGCAGAAAAATCTTTATCTTATACTTAGGTATCGCTTTTATTTTCAGTTTCAGTATTCTTTCCTTGGCGATGAAAGATATACCCATGGGGACTGCGTATGCTATTTGGACAGGTATTGGTACTGGCGGCGGCACTTTAATCAGTATGATTTTTTATAATGAATCTAAAAACATTTGGCGCATTATCTGCATTGGCCTCATAGTTGTTTCAGCAGTCGGTCTCAAACTGATTTCGTAA
- a CDS encoding DMT family transporter, translated as MRWVKVILAGIVEIIWVNCIKNADSILSWGVTLIMIALSFALVISACKTLPVGTAYAIFVGIGTVGTVILDMAVYGDPFSFTKLFLLILLLIGILGLKLSTDNEESEGTS; from the coding sequence GTGCGCTGGGTAAAAGTTATTTTAGCTGGCATCGTCGAAATTATCTGGGTCAATTGTATAAAAAATGCCGACTCCATTCTCAGTTGGGGTGTCACATTAATAATGATTGCTTTAAGCTTTGCACTGGTAATTTCAGCATGCAAAACTTTACCGGTCGGAACCGCTTATGCCATCTTTGTGGGCATCGGAACGGTTGGAACAGTAATTTTAGATATGGCCGTTTATGGAGATCCATTCAGCTTTACAAAACTCTTTCTGCTCATCTTATTGCTAATCGGCATTTTAGGATTGAAACTTTCAACAGATAATGAAGAAAGTGAGGGGACTTCCTGA
- a CDS encoding DUF4870 domain-containing protein, whose product MTTNPEFKPVYDEVEKYEQFPTQDERLFASMIYILSFFTSIIGPLIIWLLKGSESEFVNRAGKNYFNSAISYAIWTVISLVLMIVLVGFITMVIIAILSFIFTIIAAVKAYNGEDYLIPLSIPFFK is encoded by the coding sequence ATGACCACTAATCCAGAATTTAAACCTGTTTATGATGAAGTTGAAAAATATGAACAGTTTCCTACACAAGATGAACGTCTCTTTGCCAGTATGATTTATATCTTAAGTTTCTTTACTTCCATTATCGGTCCTTTAATCATTTGGTTGCTTAAGGGTTCTGAATCTGAGTTTGTAAACAGAGCAGGTAAAAATTATTTCAATTCAGCGATTTCTTATGCTATTTGGACTGTCATTTCTTTAGTTCTGATGATTGTACTAGTTGGATTTATTACAATGGTTATTATAGCTATTCTATCTTTTATTTTTACTATTATTGCAGCAGTCAAAGCATACAATGGCGAAGACTATTTAATTCCGCTATCTATTCCGTTTTTCAAATAA
- a CDS encoding NAD/NADP-dependent octopine/nopaline dehydrogenase family protein: MKIAIVGSGNGAVTAAVDMTHQGNEVKLYCRNASIEKFDKAIEQGGFHFHNEGEESFVNFTQVSDDIEEVISDAEIIQVIIPSTFIEYYARIMAPFINENQIIFFNMAAAMGSARFINVLEDEHLEVRPHFAEVNSLTYGTRVDFDNAVVDLSLNVRKLYFSSFYQDQLSDDFEKVETIYPCIVKEENLWKTNLENGNPEVHPGPTLLNVGRIDYSGDFSLYKEGITKHTVRLLHAVELERLSLGRRLGFELQTAKEARIQRGYLERNDEDEPLNRLFNESPVFSQIPGPNKVKNRYLTEDIAYGLVLWSSLGREIGVETPNIDAIIVIASTILERDFFEEGLTIDELGREKIGLD; encoded by the coding sequence ATGAAAATTGCAATTGTAGGTTCAGGGAATGGGGCAGTAACAGCAGCTGTAGATATGACCCACCAAGGTAATGAGGTTAAACTCTATTGTCGTAATGCCTCAATCGAAAAATTCGATAAAGCAATCGAACAAGGTGGCTTTCACTTTCATAATGAAGGCGAAGAAAGCTTTGTCAACTTTACACAAGTCAGTGATGATATCGAGGAAGTAATTTCTGATGCTGAAATTATTCAAGTCATCATCCCATCTACATTCATTGAATATTATGCACGCATTATGGCGCCTTTCATTAATGAAAATCAGATTATTTTCTTTAACATGGCCGCTGCTATGGGCTCTGCTCGTTTTATCAATGTATTAGAAGATGAACACCTGGAAGTACGTCCTCATTTTGCTGAAGTGAACTCTTTAACATATGGGACACGCGTAGATTTCGACAACGCAGTCGTAGATTTATCTTTGAATGTTAGAAAACTATACTTTAGTTCATTTTACCAAGATCAATTAAGTGACGACTTCGAAAAGGTTGAAACAATTTATCCATGTATCGTCAAAGAAGAAAATTTATGGAAAACTAATCTTGAAAATGGAAACCCTGAAGTACATCCTGGACCGACTTTATTAAATGTTGGACGTATTGATTATTCAGGTGATTTCTCATTGTATAAAGAAGGAATTACTAAACATACTGTACGTCTATTGCACGCAGTTGAATTAGAAAGATTGTCTTTAGGACGTCGTTTAGGCTTCGAATTACAAACTGCTAAGGAAGCACGTATTCAACGCGGATACTTAGAACGTAATGATGAAGATGAACCTTTAAATCGATTATTTAATGAAAGTCCAGTCTTCTCGCAAATTCCAGGTCCTAATAAAGTTAAGAACCGTTATTTGACAGAAGATATTGCGTATGGATTAGTACTTTGGTCAAGTTTAGGGCGTGAAATAGGGGTCGAAACGCCTAATATTGATGCAATTATCGTCATTGCTTCAACTATCTTAGAACGTGATTTCTTTGAAGAAGGTTTGACAATTGATGAATTAGGACGTGAAAAAATCGGATTAGATTAA